Within Monomorium pharaonis isolate MP-MQ-018 unplaced genomic scaffold, ASM1337386v2 scaffold_262, whole genome shotgun sequence, the genomic segment TCAttgttattttgattaaaaccGCCGACGCATCTTTCTAGTAATTCTTGTTTACTAAGATCCTTGTATATTGGTTCTATAGCATCCAAAACATCTTTAGGTAAAGCGTTGTAATCGTGTTTGAAAGAGGCAAGTTCACCCTTTGCGGAAGCGCACTGCCACGCGCACCACGAGTCAACTCCGGTCGGGCATTTGCTGTGTTGCGGATGTTCATCTGTTGAACTGTAGTGATAATATGTGGCCCATATCGCATCTCTCATTTTATTTGTTGAATCACAATTTCGTCGTATCGCTAAACCATAGTAAACTGTTAACTTATCGATCATTTTGCCAGtcagtttattttttcctccgaggtttttatttttctttttacattcaCGTAATCGATGCCCCATTCTTTTTTGTACATGGCCTATACATTCCTTCTTTATAATGGAAGTATCATCACCGTAAGGactagattttataataccaTTATAAGTCTTCGAGTCGCCATCaccaatataattaatgtatttaacacCATACTTATTCTGTGAACGTTTAAACATTTCAACGATAGCGTCAACTTCCATCTTCCCAGATGATCCTTCGTGATTTGCTAAACAGTTGTTACTATGTGTTTCAAACCATTCTGCGTATTCATCTGTATCTTGTTTATTGTTCCAATACTCGCAGGCTTTACAATATGAACTTTTTACGAGAATATCAAGTATTTTTCCACTATAATACCCGATAATCGATGAAACTCCATACAGTGATGTAAAACCACGTTTTTTCCAAGTCCCGTCACCTGATACAGTTAATTCGTTCGTTTCTTCTATGTTTCTTTCTTTACAtgcttcttttttctcttcattcacagcatttttaaaaagtttatcggAAACTTCTTTAACACAGTtgagtatattatttatagtaatgTCATAAGacgtttgaaaaataaaatgtggcATGTCCATTAGTCCGCAAAACTTTTGACAACTTTTTAGACCAAGTCCTAGCACTctcatagtaaaaataaaacgcctGTTTATTTCATATGAGCGTCCAATATAAGGGCACGAAGGAATTGATTGAGGCGCACACGTTTCGCATAtcactataatattaaaaccaaGTCCACGCATATTTGCtgcttgaaatttaatatcaccATTACATACTTtgcatttaacaaaatttgaaattgcaGCAAATACAGTGATAAAGTTCAAAATTCTATATTCTATAGAATTATCTTGTGGCACAATAATATCTTCttgaatctttatttttttcgcaaaGGTACTAAAACTACTTTCGTCGGTCTCAACAGTTTttggattaaaatattgttttcttttttttgttctcgatTTTCGAACATTTTCTGTCTTTCGTAACTCTCTGGAACCCTTAGATTTATCCATAGTGAATTCCAAAACGGAGATACGGTTTTAAGCACGATTTTATATATGAACGTTCGACCGTACAGCTCGATGCCAACCGTTATACTAAGGTTATAGCATAAGGACACGAAGAAGGGGAAATAACAATACAAAGAAACAGGTTTTTAGAAGAGATTCACACAAGTAAGAACAGTGTACATGTGCGCGTGTGAAAGGATCTCTATCCCGCGCTACGCTATACCTGCTAACGGTCGAACGGAGCATCCTTTGAACGCGTATAACTTCGTCAATTTTATTCAGATTAACTTGAAACTTTCAGGGAATATTTTCAAGATGTTAtacttaaagaaaatgtaaaaacccaaaaatcgattttttgaaAGTTTCTAAGTGTATATAACCccttaattattacataaatattaggtgtaatttaataagattatgaATAGTGTATTCTAACCAAAAGAATTATCGAtgatagtaatataaaaatagaaataatttaaacggtTAACTTTTAGCTAACGAATTTCATCACTACAGAGTGTgatatgaattttattctaCGTGTTCTTACGTACACTATCCCATGGATAATtcatatgttaaaatataatgcttACTCTTTAAGTATAAGAAAGGTAAGAATATTTGATGTCAACTAAATACtcttatagaaaaatttatacgaaaagtagatttttatttaaagcatttttttcgagaaaagataaataaataactattttttaacacagttaCAAGACCTTATGGAacaaatactttataattggAATAAATTAAGCAACGtgcaagaaattaaaatattaaaacaatacgCGAATTTTGGAAGATACATCACATTGATAACAACATGTAAGCAATACCttgaataattcttttatactaTAGATTTGATTACTGCGATTAAgacttaaattattcaattacagTGATCatctatatatgtacattttgcttcattttgatacaattaatatcaaataatcttTTGGATATTGCAATCAGTAAAAATGAAACTCATTTACGACAACTTCCGGTTCTTATAGAGTGTTTTatagatcaacaaaaatatttttttccactttTACTGATAATATGTTTTTTCGCCACGTATAGTATAACTACAGTGATAGCAACCGAAACGCTTAATATATCATTCACACAACATGCGTGTAGTTTATTTGAAATAGCCAGGTAAAATAAAGCTATATGCTTTAAGAAATGAatgaattgattttaatagCAACATATTACAATTACGTTATCAATTTTAGTTACCGCATAGAACAAGCGTTACTCAAAGATACGGTAACAGGTATTGCATCTTCTATGCaaagaaatttgataatatgTCAAGGGATAATCAACGGatttaatatgtacaaaaacGCAATCGAGTTcgtaattatgtataattacaatttactgTATTAtctattgaaatttatattcaaaccttctataatattttcctCCCGATTtctctataatatttattttgaaaattaatttattttaataataagtaaattcaAAGACTTTTGAAGTTTAAATacacagagaaaattttacaataaaaattattaagtacgATAGCTACAGATAAGgataaatttcaaagaatatacgataagtagtgtaaatactattgtaatttgataaaaaacatattaaaaattttcaaaattttttctttgatgcGCGCTTActatttatagtaattaaaaaaaaatttctccgtgtataaaataaaagatgagAGTAAATAACGCGGTTAAAATTACAAACGGCAAAGCGCAGATAGAGTCATAAAGAGTGATCTGCAGTTTAGCCTGCTCTTTTGGACCGCAATCAGTCTGACAtcgttttaaagtttaattaatgaaGTGCTGATTCTGAATATGCAAAGCTCTTGTTTGCCAAGTTCAGAACATTCTTCATATTTATCCGtctcacatattttatatttagttatttattctttcatattCTTTCACCCTTATGTATTCTTATCACAGCATTTTAAAGCGATAACTTTTGTGAATCAACATTTGTGTTTCGGATCAGTATctaaacaaattaacaatcACTTCTTGTAATTTGCGAATCGATTGCATATAGATCTCGAACacctatttaaatttttaatattttcttcgtAGTCTTATAGTGAGTTACTTTATTCTTAATTCACCATGTTAGTCGCCATGTTagattacatattatataagaatatctttcttttttcctctctgcCTACGTATACTTCGGATTTTGCAATCTGGGAGTAACTCAACATGAAACCAAGAAAGAATCACACAATATTTGTGTTTTCTGATACCCTATAACTCAAAATGAGTCAAAACATTCGTATATTATGGagtaattaatcaattttaaatttgtaactcTATTTGCGCTCTGCTAATCACactgtttatatatatatatatatttataaatacacacacacacacacacacacacacattctctctctttcattataatctttattttatattcaaatttattttagttataaaattttatgcgagaagttatataaatcattaacgtatataattaacaacGATTACTCGTATGCATTCTATCATTTATgtactttctttaatttatttaagatttattgCTATTTAAGGTTTTATCGCAATTATACAGAAATACTTTACATTGGCGTATTCAGTACTATTGCCATTAGCAGTGCTATCGCTGGCCGTTAATCTGTATAATGtgagtaattattaatatacatttattaatattatatagtttatatgatatatatatatatatatatatatatatatatatatacacagggtgtcagaaaatttttgacataatGCTTACATAGAAGTACAACGGACTAAACTGagtaaaaaaagttctctATCATTTTATGATTTTCGCAACAGTTAccgattatttattataaaaaatagctGATTTACCCGGCCTACCGCTAATTACCGGCAAATGCGAGATAGTACCGCAGTGAGACGACACATTCGCGGTCACTGAGCGGTcatatatactatatgtaGAGGAAAGGGGGGTAAGATGACGACCCTAAGGTTTATCGATTTTTCCTCATTTCTGTGATGGGTAAAAATAatgatctatttttttagattttactAAAGCCCTTCGTATCtaccataaa encodes:
- the LOC118648173 gene encoding uncharacterized protein LOC118648173 — encoded protein: MDKSKGSRELRKTENVRKSRTKKRKQYFNPKTVETDESSFSTFAKKIKIQEDIIVPQDNSIEYRILNFITVFAAISNFVKCKVCNGDIKFQAANMRGLGFNIIVICETCAPQSIPSCPYIGRSYEINRRFIFTMRVLGLGLKSCQKFCGLMDMPHFIFQTSYDITINNILNCVKEVSDKLFKNAVNEEKKEACKERNIEETNELTVSGDGTWKKRGFTSLYGVSSIIGYYSGKILDILVKSSYCKACEYWNNKQDTDEYAEWFETHSNNCLANHEGSSGKMEVDAIVEMFKRSQNKYGVKYINYIGDGDSKTYNGIIKSSPYGDDTSIIKKECIGHVQKRMGHRLRECKKKNKNLGGKNKLTGKMIDKLTVYYGLAIRRNCDSTNKMRDAIWATYYHYSSTDEHPQHSKCPTGVDSWCAWQCASAKGELASFKHDYNALPKDVLDAIEPIYKDLSKQELLERCVGGFNQNNNESYNQLIWKISPKIIPSGLKPIELAAYTSACIFNEGSKTLLQMFEAMGVHSGPNAHQYVITEDANRMRIADDRALQSTREARMLRRQQQLDILEASTSGENLLYGPGIDDFV
- the LOC114255453 gene encoding uncharacterized protein LOC114255453, which encodes MSNLQSSLQKETQHKRFVTFTSRWQNCSVNEYYRINRILLLCTGLWPLQKSIYRNTLIISITIMFILGLVFQLTNFITTECDMNFILRVLTYTIPWIIHMLKYNAYSLSIRKLQDLMEQILYNWNKLSNVQEIKILKQYANFGRYITLITTCKQYLE